A genomic stretch from Chitinophagaceae bacterium includes:
- a CDS encoding Fic family protein produces MNQPFIPDKLPLKNLDWSAFVELMGKANRYVAKYDGHLLSVINPDVLLSPLRTQEAVLSSKIEGTQATLEEVMEFEAGHHYKKETKKGDIWEVINYRRALIAGRDNMEKRPLSLNGIKRIHKILLQDVRGESKDPGNFRRIQNWIGTPGSKVENARFIPPSVPEMNRALDNWEKYLHYDDKDVMVQLAIVHAQFEIIHPFMDGNGRIGRILIPLFLFHKGIIHQPVFYMSQYLESNRPQYYDALKGISDNGDWTSWIIFFLRGIIHQAEKNMQQTRQILALYDQMKLEMVNNTHSQYAIQCLDFIFSQPIFNTTDFQQYSSVPKTSASRLIKSMEENHIIECMEKGSGRRPSLFTFKKLLKIINE; encoded by the coding sequence ATTTGTAGAGCTGATGGGAAAGGCAAACCGTTATGTGGCAAAATATGACGGACACCTTCTATCAGTCATTAATCCTGATGTATTGTTGTCCCCATTGCGGACACAAGAAGCAGTATTATCATCAAAAATAGAGGGGACGCAAGCAACACTTGAAGAAGTGATGGAGTTTGAAGCCGGTCACCATTACAAGAAAGAAACTAAAAAAGGGGATATATGGGAAGTGATTAATTATAGAAGGGCGTTAATTGCCGGTAGAGACAATATGGAAAAAAGACCACTTAGCTTGAATGGCATCAAAAGAATACACAAAATCTTATTACAGGATGTAAGAGGAGAAAGTAAAGACCCGGGTAATTTCAGACGTATTCAAAACTGGATTGGAACACCGGGTTCTAAAGTGGAAAATGCACGATTTATACCTCCTTCCGTACCGGAAATGAATAGAGCGCTCGATAATTGGGAAAAATATTTGCATTATGATGATAAGGACGTAATGGTTCAATTAGCAATTGTCCATGCACAATTTGAAATTATTCATCCCTTCATGGATGGGAATGGCCGTATTGGCAGGATTTTGATTCCTTTATTTCTTTTTCACAAAGGAATAATTCATCAGCCTGTTTTTTATATGAGTCAATACCTTGAAAGTAACAGACCACAATATTATGACGCACTGAAAGGAATATCAGATAATGGAGACTGGACAAGTTGGATTATCTTTTTTTTGAGAGGGATTATTCACCAGGCAGAAAAAAATATGCAACAAACACGTCAGATATTGGCACTTTATGATCAAATGAAATTAGAAATGGTAAATAACACACATTCACAATATGCCATTCAGTGTCTTGATTTTATTTTTTCGCAACCTATTTTTAATACAACAGATTTTCAGCAGTATTCAAGTGTGCCAAAAACCAGTGCATCAAGATTGATTAAATCAATGGAAGAAAATCATATAATAGAATGCATGGAAAAAGGATCCGGCAGAAGGCCAAGTTTGTTTACATTCAAAAAACTTTTAAAAATAATCAATGAGTAA